Proteins from a single region of Gasterosteus aculeatus chromosome Y, fGasAcu3.hap1.1, whole genome shotgun sequence:
- the LOC120812453 gene encoding uncharacterized protein LOC120812453 isoform X7, translating to MAGATSLEAVKRKIKLLQEQADGAEERAEALQKDLLAQRAAREQAESDVASLNRRIQLVEEELDRAQERLATALTKLEEAEKAADESERGMKVIENRAMKDEEKMELQEIQLKEAKHIAEEADRKYEEVARKLVIIEGDLERAEERAELNEGKCSELEEELKTVTNNLKSLEAQAEKYSQKEDKYEEEIKVLTDKLKEAETRAEFAERSVAKLEKTIDDLEEKLSQAKEENLDMHQMLDQTLMELNNL from the exons ATGGCCGGAGCTACGTCGCTCGAGGCCGTCAAACGAAAGATCAAATTATTACAAGAGCAGGCGGACGGTGCTGAAGAGAGAGCCGAGGCGCTGCAGAAGGACTTGCTCGCGCAGAGAGCAGCCAGGGAACAA GCCGAGTCCGATGTCGCCTCCCTTAACAGACGCATCCAGCTGGTTGAGGAGGAGTTGGATCGCGCTCAGGAGCGTCTGGCCACGGCCCTGACCAAGCTGGAGGAGGCTGAGAAGGCCGCTGATGAGAGCGAGAG AGGCATGAAGGTCATTGAGAACAGGGCCAtgaaggacgaggagaagatggagctgcaggagatcCAGCTGAAAGAGGCCAAGCACATTGCTGAGGAGGCTGACCGCAAATATGAGGAG GTCGCCCGTAAGCTGGTCATCATTGAGGGTGATCTTGAGCGTGCAGAGGAGCGTGCTGAGCTGAACGAGGG CAAATGCTCTGAGCTTGAGGAAGAGTTGAAAACTGTGACCAACAACCTGAAGTCACTGGAGGCCCAGGCTGAGAAG TACTCACAGAAGGAGGACAAATACGAGGAGGAGATCAAGGTCCTCACCGACAAGCTGAAGGAG GCTGAGACTCGTGCTGAGTTTGCTGAGAGATCAGTAGCCAAGCTTGAGAAGACCATTGATGACTTGGAAG AAAAACTGTCTCAAGCTAAGGAAGAGAACCTCGATATGCACCAGATGCTGGACCAAACTCTAATGGAACTGAATAATTTGTGA
- the LOC120812453 gene encoding uncharacterized protein LOC120812453 isoform X4, with amino-acid sequence MDAIKKKMQMLKLDKENALDRAEQAEGDKKAAEDRSKQLEDDIRELEKKLRVSEDERDKVFEEFQTAEEKFLTAEEVATKAESDVASLNRRIQLVEEELDRAQERLATALTKLEEAEKAADESERGMKVIENRAMKDEEKMELQEIQLKEAKHIAEEADRKYEEVARKLVIIEGDLERAEERAELNEGKCSELEEELKTVTNNLKSLEAQAEKYSQKEDKYEEEIKVLTDKLKEAETRAEFAERSVAKLEKTIDDLEDELYAQKLKYKAISEELDHALNDMTSI; translated from the exons ATGGAcgccatcaagaagaagatgcaGATGCTCAAACTCGACAAGGAGAATGCCTTGGACAGAGCTGAGCAGGCTGAGGGTGACAAGAAAGCGGCAGAGGACAGAAGCAAGCAG TTAGAGGACGATATAAGAGAGTTGGAAAAGAAATTGCGTGTATCTGAAGACGAACGAGATAAAGTGTTTGAGGAGTTCCAAACCGCTGAGGAAAAGTTCCTGACCGCTGAAGAAGTCGCCACCAAG GCCGAGTCCGATGTCGCCTCCCTTAACAGACGCATCCAGCTGGTTGAGGAGGAGTTGGATCGCGCTCAGGAGCGTCTGGCCACGGCCCTGACCAAGCTGGAGGAGGCTGAGAAGGCCGCTGATGAGAGCGAGAG AGGCATGAAGGTCATTGAGAACAGGGCCAtgaaggacgaggagaagatggagctgcaggagatcCAGCTGAAAGAGGCCAAGCACATTGCTGAGGAGGCTGACCGCAAATATGAGGAG GTCGCCCGTAAGCTGGTCATCATTGAGGGTGATCTTGAGCGTGCAGAGGAGCGTGCTGAGCTGAACGAGGG CAAATGCTCTGAGCTTGAGGAAGAGTTGAAAACTGTGACCAACAACCTGAAGTCACTGGAGGCCCAGGCTGAGAAG TACTCACAGAAGGAGGACAAATACGAGGAGGAGATCAAGGTCCTCACCGACAAGCTGAAGGAG GCTGAGACTCGTGCTGAGTTTGCTGAGAGATCAGTAGCCAAGCTTGAGAAGACCATTGATGACTTGGAAG ATGAGTTATATGCCCAGAAACTGAAGTACAAGGCTATCAGCGAGGAGCTGGACCACGCCCTCAACGACATGACCTCCAT ATAA
- the LOC120812453 gene encoding tropomyosin alpha-1 chain isoform X2, translated as MDAIKKKMQMLKLDKENALDRAEQAEGDKKAAEDRSKQLEDDLVALQKKLKGTEDELDKYSEALKDAQEKLELAEKKAADAESDVASLNRRIQLVEEELDRAQERLATALTKLEEAEKAADESERGMKVIENRAMKDEEKMELQEIQLKEAKHIAEEADRKYEEVARKLVIIEGDLERAEERAELNEGKCSELEEELKTVTNNLKSLEAQAEKYSQKEDKYEEEIKVLTDKLKEAETRAEFAERSVAKLEKTIDDLEDELYAQKLKYKAISEELDHALNDMTSM; from the exons ATGGAcgccatcaagaagaagatgcaGATGCTCAAACTCGACAAGGAGAATGCCTTGGACAGAGCTGAGCAGGCTGAGGGTGACAAGAAAGCGGCAGAGGACAGAAGCAAGCAG ttgGAGGACGATTTGGTAGCTCtgcagaagaagctgaaggGAACTGAGGATGAGTTGGACAAGTACTCCGAGGCTCTTAAGGACGCCCAGGAGAAGCTTGAGCTGGCTGAGAAGAAAGCCGCTGAT GCCGAGTCCGATGTCGCCTCCCTTAACAGACGCATCCAGCTGGTTGAGGAGGAGTTGGATCGCGCTCAGGAGCGTCTGGCCACGGCCCTGACCAAGCTGGAGGAGGCTGAGAAGGCCGCTGATGAGAGCGAGAG AGGCATGAAGGTCATTGAGAACAGGGCCAtgaaggacgaggagaagatggagctgcaggagatcCAGCTGAAAGAGGCCAAGCACATTGCTGAGGAGGCTGACCGCAAATATGAGGAG GTCGCCCGTAAGCTGGTCATCATTGAGGGTGATCTTGAGCGTGCAGAGGAGCGTGCTGAGCTGAACGAGGG CAAATGCTCTGAGCTTGAGGAAGAGTTGAAAACTGTGACCAACAACCTGAAGTCACTGGAGGCCCAGGCTGAGAAG TACTCACAGAAGGAGGACAAATACGAGGAGGAGATCAAGGTCCTCACCGACAAGCTGAAGGAG GCTGAGACTCGTGCTGAGTTTGCTGAGAGATCAGTAGCCAAGCTTGAGAAGACCATTGATGACTTGGAAG ATGAGTTATATGCCCAGAAACTGAAGTACAAGGCTATCAGCGAGGAGCTGGACCACGCCCTCAACGACATGACCTCCATGTAA
- the LOC120812453 gene encoding uncharacterized protein LOC120812453 isoform X3, with protein MDAIKKKMQMLKLDKENALDRAEQAEGDKKAAEDRSKQLEDDLVALQKKLKGTEDELDKYSEALKDAQEKLELAEKKAADAESDVASLNRRIQLVEEELDRAQERLATALTKLEEAEKAADESERGMKVIENRAMKDEEKMELQEIQLKEAKHIAEEADRKYEEVARKLVIIEGDLERAEERAELNEGKCSELEEELKTVTNNLKSLEAQAEKYSQKEDKYEEEIKVLTDKLKEAETRAEFAERSVAKLEKTIDDLEEKLSQAKEENLDMHQMLDQTLMELNNL; from the exons ATGGAcgccatcaagaagaagatgcaGATGCTCAAACTCGACAAGGAGAATGCCTTGGACAGAGCTGAGCAGGCTGAGGGTGACAAGAAAGCGGCAGAGGACAGAAGCAAGCAG ttgGAGGACGATTTGGTAGCTCtgcagaagaagctgaaggGAACTGAGGATGAGTTGGACAAGTACTCCGAGGCTCTTAAGGACGCCCAGGAGAAGCTTGAGCTGGCTGAGAAGAAAGCCGCTGAT GCCGAGTCCGATGTCGCCTCCCTTAACAGACGCATCCAGCTGGTTGAGGAGGAGTTGGATCGCGCTCAGGAGCGTCTGGCCACGGCCCTGACCAAGCTGGAGGAGGCTGAGAAGGCCGCTGATGAGAGCGAGAG AGGCATGAAGGTCATTGAGAACAGGGCCAtgaaggacgaggagaagatggagctgcaggagatcCAGCTGAAAGAGGCCAAGCACATTGCTGAGGAGGCTGACCGCAAATATGAGGAG GTCGCCCGTAAGCTGGTCATCATTGAGGGTGATCTTGAGCGTGCAGAGGAGCGTGCTGAGCTGAACGAGGG CAAATGCTCTGAGCTTGAGGAAGAGTTGAAAACTGTGACCAACAACCTGAAGTCACTGGAGGCCCAGGCTGAGAAG TACTCACAGAAGGAGGACAAATACGAGGAGGAGATCAAGGTCCTCACCGACAAGCTGAAGGAG GCTGAGACTCGTGCTGAGTTTGCTGAGAGATCAGTAGCCAAGCTTGAGAAGACCATTGATGACTTGGAAG AAAAACTGTCTCAAGCTAAGGAAGAGAACCTCGATATGCACCAGATGCTGGACCAAACTCTAATGGAACTGAATAATTTGTGA
- the LOC120812453 gene encoding uncharacterized protein LOC120812453 isoform X5, producing MDAIKKKMQMLKLDKENALDRAEQAEGDKKAAEDRSKQLEDDIRELEKKLRVSEDERDKVFEEFQTAEEKFLTAEEVATKAESDVASLNRRIQLVEEELDRAQERLATALTKLEEAEKAADESERGMKVIENRAMKDEEKMELQEIQLKEAKHIAEEADRKYEEVARKLVIIEGDLERAEERAELNEGKCSELEEELKTVTNNLKSLEAQAEKYSQKEDKYEEEIKVLTDKLKEAETRAEFAERSVAKLEKTIDDLEEKLSQAKEENLDMHQMLDQTLMELNNL from the exons ATGGAcgccatcaagaagaagatgcaGATGCTCAAACTCGACAAGGAGAATGCCTTGGACAGAGCTGAGCAGGCTGAGGGTGACAAGAAAGCGGCAGAGGACAGAAGCAAGCAG TTAGAGGACGATATAAGAGAGTTGGAAAAGAAATTGCGTGTATCTGAAGACGAACGAGATAAAGTGTTTGAGGAGTTCCAAACCGCTGAGGAAAAGTTCCTGACCGCTGAAGAAGTCGCCACCAAG GCCGAGTCCGATGTCGCCTCCCTTAACAGACGCATCCAGCTGGTTGAGGAGGAGTTGGATCGCGCTCAGGAGCGTCTGGCCACGGCCCTGACCAAGCTGGAGGAGGCTGAGAAGGCCGCTGATGAGAGCGAGAG AGGCATGAAGGTCATTGAGAACAGGGCCAtgaaggacgaggagaagatggagctgcaggagatcCAGCTGAAAGAGGCCAAGCACATTGCTGAGGAGGCTGACCGCAAATATGAGGAG GTCGCCCGTAAGCTGGTCATCATTGAGGGTGATCTTGAGCGTGCAGAGGAGCGTGCTGAGCTGAACGAGGG CAAATGCTCTGAGCTTGAGGAAGAGTTGAAAACTGTGACCAACAACCTGAAGTCACTGGAGGCCCAGGCTGAGAAG TACTCACAGAAGGAGGACAAATACGAGGAGGAGATCAAGGTCCTCACCGACAAGCTGAAGGAG GCTGAGACTCGTGCTGAGTTTGCTGAGAGATCAGTAGCCAAGCTTGAGAAGACCATTGATGACTTGGAAG AAAAACTGTCTCAAGCTAAGGAAGAGAACCTCGATATGCACCAGATGCTGGACCAAACTCTAATGGAACTGAATAATTTGTGA
- the LOC120812453 gene encoding tropomyosin alpha-1 chain isoform X1 — protein MDAIKKKMQMLKLDKENALDRAEQAEGDKKAAEDRSKQLEDDLVALQKKLKGTEDELDKYSEALKDAQEKLELAEKKAADAESDVASLNRRIQLVEEELDRAQERLATALTKLEEAEKAADESERGMKVIENRAMKDEEKMELQEIQLKEAKHIAEEADRKYEEVARKLVIIEGDLERAEERAELNEGKCSELEEELKTVTNNLKSLEAQAEKYSQKEDKYEEEIKVLTDKLKEAETRAEFAERSVAKLEKTIDDLEDELYAQKLKYKAISEELDHALNDMTSI, from the exons ATGGAcgccatcaagaagaagatgcaGATGCTCAAACTCGACAAGGAGAATGCCTTGGACAGAGCTGAGCAGGCTGAGGGTGACAAGAAAGCGGCAGAGGACAGAAGCAAGCAG ttgGAGGACGATTTGGTAGCTCtgcagaagaagctgaaggGAACTGAGGATGAGTTGGACAAGTACTCCGAGGCTCTTAAGGACGCCCAGGAGAAGCTTGAGCTGGCTGAGAAGAAAGCCGCTGAT GCCGAGTCCGATGTCGCCTCCCTTAACAGACGCATCCAGCTGGTTGAGGAGGAGTTGGATCGCGCTCAGGAGCGTCTGGCCACGGCCCTGACCAAGCTGGAGGAGGCTGAGAAGGCCGCTGATGAGAGCGAGAG AGGCATGAAGGTCATTGAGAACAGGGCCAtgaaggacgaggagaagatggagctgcaggagatcCAGCTGAAAGAGGCCAAGCACATTGCTGAGGAGGCTGACCGCAAATATGAGGAG GTCGCCCGTAAGCTGGTCATCATTGAGGGTGATCTTGAGCGTGCAGAGGAGCGTGCTGAGCTGAACGAGGG CAAATGCTCTGAGCTTGAGGAAGAGTTGAAAACTGTGACCAACAACCTGAAGTCACTGGAGGCCCAGGCTGAGAAG TACTCACAGAAGGAGGACAAATACGAGGAGGAGATCAAGGTCCTCACCGACAAGCTGAAGGAG GCTGAGACTCGTGCTGAGTTTGCTGAGAGATCAGTAGCCAAGCTTGAGAAGACCATTGATGACTTGGAAG ATGAGTTATATGCCCAGAAACTGAAGTACAAGGCTATCAGCGAGGAGCTGGACCACGCCCTCAACGACATGACCTCCAT ATAA
- the LOC120812453 gene encoding uncharacterized protein LOC120812453 isoform X6 — protein sequence MAGATSLEAVKRKIKLLQEQADGAEERAEALQKDLLAQRAAREQAESDVASLNRRIQLVEEELDRAQERLATALTKLEEAEKAADESERGMKVIENRAMKDEEKMELQEIQLKEAKHIAEEADRKYEEVARKLVIIEGDLERAEERAELNEGKCSELEEELKTVTNNLKSLEAQAEKYSQKEDKYEEEIKVLTDKLKEAETRAEFAERSVAKLEKTIDDLEDELYAQKLKYKAISEELDHALNDMTSI from the exons ATGGCCGGAGCTACGTCGCTCGAGGCCGTCAAACGAAAGATCAAATTATTACAAGAGCAGGCGGACGGTGCTGAAGAGAGAGCCGAGGCGCTGCAGAAGGACTTGCTCGCGCAGAGAGCAGCCAGGGAACAA GCCGAGTCCGATGTCGCCTCCCTTAACAGACGCATCCAGCTGGTTGAGGAGGAGTTGGATCGCGCTCAGGAGCGTCTGGCCACGGCCCTGACCAAGCTGGAGGAGGCTGAGAAGGCCGCTGATGAGAGCGAGAG AGGCATGAAGGTCATTGAGAACAGGGCCAtgaaggacgaggagaagatggagctgcaggagatcCAGCTGAAAGAGGCCAAGCACATTGCTGAGGAGGCTGACCGCAAATATGAGGAG GTCGCCCGTAAGCTGGTCATCATTGAGGGTGATCTTGAGCGTGCAGAGGAGCGTGCTGAGCTGAACGAGGG CAAATGCTCTGAGCTTGAGGAAGAGTTGAAAACTGTGACCAACAACCTGAAGTCACTGGAGGCCCAGGCTGAGAAG TACTCACAGAAGGAGGACAAATACGAGGAGGAGATCAAGGTCCTCACCGACAAGCTGAAGGAG GCTGAGACTCGTGCTGAGTTTGCTGAGAGATCAGTAGCCAAGCTTGAGAAGACCATTGATGACTTGGAAG ATGAGTTATATGCCCAGAAACTGAAGTACAAGGCTATCAGCGAGGAGCTGGACCACGCCCTCAACGACATGACCTCCAT ATAA